A window of the Citrus sinensis cultivar Valencia sweet orange chromosome 9, DVS_A1.0, whole genome shotgun sequence genome harbors these coding sequences:
- the LOC127899915 gene encoding uncharacterized protein LOC127899915, which produces MVRRGVPEASKPKPRPSGTRSKFQTMGSRDECSTASCNSRSSQGTRRAKRTHEDLREKLNAKRASQMAATSSGTPRVPLELVEKMENLEAQVKLLSEKQNITAAPNPMTYQSPFTMEIRTAALPEAFAMPQIPQYSRTTDPSEHAELYRDQMLIKGVDESAMCRMFTHTLTGPAKSWFRSLKAGSISSLHQLLPEFTKEFSYASTQDRVASKLAFIKQGEAETLAEYVSRFHQEVLRTGAFGNQYTLTHFEKNLRLGKLWRSFQKKRPLSYGEARSRALQQVEMDEKCQLKRQEDKADVTKNKEKPKRVEAPIPQVPRARSPPRAALRGRGYNPQGTPTSKIAATGSARATTEASVRILPPTESIPRAYLLPYSG; this is translated from the coding sequence ATGGTCAGAAGAGGGGTACCTGAGGCCAGCAAGCCAAAGCCTAGGCCATCGGGTACCCGTTCTAAGTTTCAAACCATGGGCTCCCGCGACGAGTGTTCCACCGCCTCTTGCAATTCCCGCAGCAGCCAGGGTACGAGGCGTGCAAAGCGTACCCATGAGGATCTCCGTGAGAAGTTAAACGCCAAAAGGGCTTCTCAAATGGCGGCAACATCATCGGGTACACCGAGGGTACCCCTCGAACTTGTGGAAAAGATGGAGAACTTGGAAGCCCAAGTGAAGCTCCTCTCCGAGAAGCAAAACATCACAGCTGCACCAAACCCAATGACCTACCAATCGCCATTCACTATGGAGATTAGGACGGCAGCTCTCCCCGAGGCGTTCGCCATGCCTCAGATACCCCAATACTCGCGTACCACTGACCCCTCGGAGCATGCTGAGCTATACCGTGACCAAATGCTTATCAAGGGTGTAGATGAGAGCGCCATGTGTAGGATGTTTACGCACACACTCACGGGCCCCGCGAAGTCATGGTTTCGCTCTTTGAAAGCGGGTAGCATATCTTCCTTACACCAATTGTTACCCGAATTTACTAAAGAGTTTTCCTATGCTTCCACTCAAGATAGGGTAGCCTCCAAACTTGCCTTTATCAAGCAAGGGGAAGCCGAGACTTTGGCGGAATATGTAAGTCGTTTCCACCAAGAGGTGCTGCGAACCGGAGCATTTGGAAACCAATACACATTGacccattttgagaaaaatttacGGTTGGGCAAGTTATGGCGTTCTTTTCAAAAGAAGCGCCCACTCTCATATGGGGAAGCTCGTTCCCGGGCGTTGCAGCAGGTGGAGATGGATGAAAAATGCCAATTGAAGCGCCAAGAAGATAAGGCCGATGTTACAAAGAACAAGGAGAAGCCCAAGAGGGTGGAGGCCCCAATACCGCAAGTACCCCGAGCACGGAGCCCTCCACGGGCTGCCCTGCGGGGACGAGGGTATAACCCTCAGGGTACCCCAACCTCCAAGATCGCCGCCACCGGATCAGCGAGAGCCACCACCGAGGCCTCGGTACGAATCTTACCACCCACTGAATCGATCCCCAGAGCATATCTTCTACCATATTCGGGATAA